Genomic window (Pristiophorus japonicus isolate sPriJap1 chromosome 9, sPriJap1.hap1, whole genome shotgun sequence):
GATACTAGGGTGAATGACCCTTGAGGACAGAGGAAATGTCCGATTTTGTTGTTGTATGTTTTTGTTAGATCATTTTTGTGCACATCGCAATGAGTGATGTTGGtgtccgagatgagcttccgatcctatatccgctccatcaccaagatcacttacttccacctccgtaacatcgcctgtctccacccctgcccgagcttatctgctgctgaaaccctcattcatgcctttgttaccgttaAACTTGACTATTCTCTCTTAGCTGACCTCCCATCATCCACCCTCCATaagcttgagctcattcaaaactcggcaacccatatcctaacttgcaccaagtaccGTTCACCCATCGGCCCTGTGCTCATTTACCTATAATGGCTCCAGGTCTGATTTTAAAATCCTTGTTttgaaacccctccatggcctcgcccacctCCCCATCTTTTTAACCTCCAACAGCCATACAACCTCCATCCAtcaccccctcccatctctccttcctTGGGTCATTtaaccacgttaaaggtgctatataaatgaaagttgttgttggagAACAGAATATTTTCCAATCTTTGTAACCAGCATTAGCATCAAATTTACTGCATTCAAACCATTTAAAAACATAATTGCAGAAAGGATCTTAAAAAATGTTGTCATTGAAAATCAAATAAAGATCGTCATCATCAAAAATGCAGCTGAGGAAAAATGGCAGTTCTCATCTACAATCATACTATGCTTAAAAAGGTAATCATCAGATTCAATATTATACCTTACCTTCTTCCTCAGTCACAGTTGACCATAGATTACCTCCTCACCTACCTCTTGTATGTAAATAAATGAGAACTGGGAGACTATACTGGAGTTATTTTAATCCACCATTTTAGCATAAATAAGTGAACACGACTTCTTTCCTTGATTGACATCAACATGATGGCCAAACCTCTACTCAAAACAAAATGAATAAATGATTACTGCGTCATGTGTGTATACAGAAATTGGGAGGGGAAAAAACCAGACCATCCTGGCAAATAATTCTTCACGTCATTGTGGCTTTAACCATCTCCAATTAATATCTAACATGACTTATTATTGTAAATAGTGAATACTGTAATGTCACGGAACACATCCTGAGTTTTCATTTTATCAAACCACCATGACACTGCAAAACCAATATTAGTAGACAAATATTTGTGCTTGAAGTTTATGTAAAGTGAAAACCAAACACAGCAATATAAAGAAACAGTTGCAAATCTATTTAAACTTTATTGTGAAATACAAGATGGAACAAACTTAGGAAAATTATATGAGGATCAATAAGACTGCGcgtaattttaaaataaaattaaaaacacattCACTGAAATCCATCATTTGTAAACTAATCATTAATGGGATTATTAAATTAGACAAAACTAAAGACACCAAGAAATGAAGGGTTCATAAGTCACCCAAGACAAAAAGAGGATTGTACTGAAATTAAAGGAGAACAAGTTATCCATTGGGCTTTAATTGAATATTAAAGTACAAGTATGACCCAGAATATGCAAGGCTGCTGGCATCTCAGTAACTTTACAAGAGTGATGTGCTTTTATAAAATGACTTCTCATTTATGTACTATATTAAGTGTAGTCCTCTCCTGTCACATCCAAACACTCGAGTGCCAACCATTAGCGACTGTCACATGACAGCTTCTTCATTCCTGAAAATTCCAGCCTTTTTTGGCCTTCGATGTCTCGATTTTCTTTGCATATTTTCTACCTCTGACTCGACTTTTACCGATGTTGTACTTGTTGCTGAATTCACAGATTCGGAACAAGAAAGACCTGAAGGTGCCATCGCTAACTTTTTAGTCAGTTTCCTCTGTGTTGTTAGTTGTCTCTTTTTACATTTATCCATGTGGCAAAAGTCTTGGGGAGAATTGCCTACAGAAAACAAGTACCCACCTACATCTCCATTAGTGAGGTCAAGGCTGTCTGGTTTACCTTTGACTGACCTTTTATAATGGGAATTCCGTTTTAAAAGCTTTTTTTTCTCAGATGTTTTGCTTAAAGACTTAAGAGAGTTCATTCCCATTGTATCGTCATGGAGGGATGTTGGAGTCTCTCCAGAAATTACCTTCTTGGCACTATCTGTTCCATTCTGAGAGGAGCCTCTGCTTCGCTTAGTTTGTATTTTAGTGTTTACTTCATTTTGTTTAGGATCCCGCAGTGCTGACTCATTGCCGCCCACTGTGCTTTTCAAACCTGTCTTCAGCTGTTCAATAGATTGAGGTTGTTGTTGGCAGTTCTGTTGAGCTGGCTGTCTTTTGTTAATATATTTTTCCAGTTTTATGACAGGAAGTAATAACTTGCTTTGAACTGAGTTCATACAATCTTCTGTTCTACCAGTATTTATATCCTGAATCTCATGGCTGAAACCTGCAGCAGATTGGGCTACATCCTGCTCATCTTCTGTTACAGCATGCAATACTTTTGGCAAGCAATTGCTAGTTTCAGATTTGTTAAAGTTTGCCATTTTTGTGTAAGTCGTCTTTTTTACACTGGAAGAAATGAAAGATCCAATATGAATTAAGGTGTTCATTGTCACCCAGTCCTGGATGGCTTACAGATGGAGAACATTCATTCAAATATTCTATATTTGTTAAAAGTTCCCCCATAACTATCCAAATGTCAATCTTAATTATTTCTGTTATACATAGTACAGATGTTTCCAGCTGTGAAAACTAATACTGATTTCACATAAATTTTATATTAAGTACAAAAGCAAAAGCAGGAAACACATTTGGTGGGGTTAACAAGAAAAAGCTTGTTTTTGAAATGAACCAAAAAAATCCTTCCATTAACATATTGCTTGTTTAAAGTGACAACACAGTTTAAAAAAAGGCTTCAAGTCTTTATTCAGTAGACACAATTGGAAATTCCAATATTTCAAAATAATTAGTAAGCAGCAGAATGCTATGTTCCTGCAAAGAAGTGCCTCAGGCTGAGTCTGGTAAAGCTAGCAGATCATGGTACTTAGCTGCTCAGGTTCTCAAAATGTTATCTGTGGGGCAATCTATTTCAGATGAGCATATCAACCATTGACGGGGCTTCACACACTGCTTCACCTGCTTGTGGGGCTGTAGTCTGGAAAGCTACCAATAGCGATACAACAATAAAACATTGAAAtgatgcctttaatgtagaaaatttCCCAAGGCACTTGAGAGGAGTAACAAGAGGAACAAAACACTGTGCAGGGAGAGAAATTCAGAGAGATAATTAAAGGCTTGGGAGAAAAGGTG
Coding sequences:
- the slx4ip gene encoding LOW QUALITY PROTEIN: protein SLX4IP (The sequence of the model RefSeq protein was modified relative to this genomic sequence to represent the inferred CDS: deleted 1 base in 1 codon) produces the protein MPSNKFVLQCGNFAVLVDLHILPQGTSKDTSWFTEHHKEEISALVKEDVDLRIKQYLEARKQRGNMQPKPSKELTPSNPLCIKGQNFRLAAYFMKRHTNLRCVTKRQYCGLYIFPDRFVVCITPCETGPKKGMAAETITVAERGASEYFTGDSEMKELCNVSISIQKKKEALKHIVKKTTYTKMANFNKSETSNCLPKVLHAVTEDEQDVAQSAAGFSHEIQDINTGRTEDCMNSVQSKLLLPVIKLEKYINKRQPAQQNCQQQPQSIEQLKTGLKSTVGGNESALRDPKQNEVNTKIQTKRSRGSSQNGTDSAKKVISGETPTSLHDDTMGMNSLKSLSKTSEKKKLLKRNSHYKRSVKGKPDSLDLTNGDVGGYLFSVGNSPQDFCHMDKCKKRQLTTQRKLTKKLAMAPSGLSCSESVNSATSTTSVKVESEVENMQRKSRHRRPKRLEFSGMKKLSCDSR